In one Acomys russatus chromosome X, mAcoRus1.1, whole genome shotgun sequence genomic region, the following are encoded:
- the LOC127185720 gene encoding rhox homeobox family member 2-like — translation MERQNINYLLCVGPEEDDQFLNDEKAQMALLAGEERNEGESVRGQPGSGAAAAEGKGAELSGEGPSTCGSAGLVANWSQEDQGASGIGQESDKQPEEPVRGRESVRGSENVSPGPSRWTCTHPVRVLVPECRANRRYRFTLLQLQELEGAFQRSHYLTTAETRRLARSIGVSEARVQKWFRKRREQYRNYKRL, via the exons ATGGAGCGTCAAAACATCAATTACCTGCTTTGTGTGGGTCCTGAGGAGGATGACCAATTTTTGAATG ATGAGAAAGCACAGATGGCCTTGCTGGctggagaggaaagaaatgagggagAGAGTGTACGGGGACAGCCTGGGTCGGGAGCCGCAGCCGCTGAAGGGAAAGGAGCAGAATTAAGTGGAGAAGGTCCTTCTACTTGTGGCTCCGCAGGCCTCGTGGCTAACTGGAGCCAAGAGGACCAGGGCGCCAGTGGCATTGGCCAGGAGAGTgacaagcagccagaggagccagTCCGCGGGAGAGAGAGTGTGAGGGGTTCAGAAAATGTGAGCCCTGGGCCATCACGCTGGACCTGTACTCATCCTGTGAGAGTGCTGGTGCCTGAGTGCCGCGCCAACCGCCGCTACAGGTTCACCCTACTGCAACTACAAGAGCTAGAGGGTGCTTTTCAGAGAAGTCACTACCTCACCACTGCAGAAAC AAGACGTCTGGCAAGATCCATTGGTGTGTCTGAAGCAAGAGTACAG AAATGGTTTCGGAAGAGGAGAGAACAGTACAGGAATTATAAGAGGCTGTAA